A genome region from Flavobacterium sp. includes the following:
- a CDS encoding glycoside hydrolase family 43 protein, which yields MKKYLILFLFTTISFAQQKTFTNPILPSGADPYSTYYKGYYYYTNTLGNRLVLWKTKDLSDIKNAESKVIWTPPKNTNYSAEIWAPEFHIINGKWYCYFAADNGDNNNHRMYVLENKSSDPFKGNFEFKGKIAAKTDKWAIDGNVFEHKKQLYMIWAGWEGDTNGQQNIYIAKMKNPLEIEGERVMISSPTNDWETHGALHDDINPAQVNVNEGPQFLERNGKIFIVFSASGCWTDFYSLGLLTFNGSDNLLDASAWKKSPEPIFKQSDKNKVYAPGHNSFFKSPDGKEDWILYHANSNPGEGCGNKRSPRMQKIDWDANGFPVLGEPVSEETILVIPSK from the coding sequence ATGAAAAAATACCTAATTCTTTTTCTGTTCACAACGATAAGTTTTGCCCAGCAAAAAACCTTCACAAATCCAATTTTGCCATCGGGCGCAGACCCTTATAGTACCTATTACAAAGGTTATTATTACTATACCAATACACTTGGAAACAGATTGGTTTTATGGAAAACAAAAGATTTATCAGATATAAAAAATGCTGAAAGCAAAGTGATTTGGACACCGCCAAAAAACACCAATTATTCGGCAGAAATCTGGGCACCGGAATTTCATATTATAAACGGAAAATGGTATTGTTATTTCGCAGCAGATAACGGCGATAATAACAATCACAGAATGTATGTTTTAGAAAATAAATCATCAGATCCATTTAAAGGGAATTTTGAATTTAAAGGAAAAATTGCTGCCAAAACCGACAAATGGGCAATTGACGGAAATGTTTTCGAACATAAAAAACAGCTATATATGATTTGGGCAGGTTGGGAAGGAGACACAAACGGCCAGCAGAATATTTACATCGCAAAAATGAAAAACCCGCTTGAAATTGAAGGCGAACGCGTTATGATTTCTTCACCAACTAACGACTGGGAAACACACGGTGCATTGCATGACGATATAAATCCGGCGCAGGTAAATGTAAACGAAGGCCCTCAGTTTTTAGAAAGAAATGGTAAAATCTTTATAGTGTTTTCTGCAAGCGGATGCTGGACCGATTTCTATTCTTTAGGACTATTAACCTTCAACGGAAGTGATAATTTATTAGACGCTTCGGCATGGAAAAAATCTCCTGAACCAATTTTCAAACAATCCGATAAAAATAAGGTTTATGCACCGGGACATAATTCTTTCTTTAAATCTCCAGATGGAAAAGAAGACTGGATTTTATACCATGCCAACTCTAATCCGGGTGAAGGCTGCGGCAACAAAAGATCTCCAAGAATGCAGAAAATTGATTGGGATGCGAACGGATTTCCGGTTTTAGGAGAACCTGTAAGTGAAGAAACAATATTAGTAATTCCATCAAAATAA
- a CDS encoding glycoside hydrolase family 43 protein, whose protein sequence is MKTHAIRLFFLAIILVGFSAKAQQPDPPGQVKGTEKPKNEAYLFAHMTHNDYGRLYYSVSLDGLHWENLNNGKRVFEEYKGHPDICKGPDGKYYIAGNTGDDAKAINIWVSDDLITWEKHSDYTPDLKSTPGYSQALQRIGAPKLYYDKDSQKFIMTWHTPHLEGTKEDGERYWASQRTLYVLSKDLKTFEGPPNRLFDWEMGTIDVFIRKVGDSYYAVIKDETYPTLYWTTGKTIRIAKSKSLLGPYSLPQQSISPNFREAPMLIPSPDDKIWYMYYEQYPGVSYGLSIADNLNGPWFQASGYTFFSDWDKYSLPEKVRHGCMITISKNEYESLVKKFGITKKL, encoded by the coding sequence ATGAAAACACACGCAATAAGACTCTTTTTTCTAGCGATAATTCTAGTTGGATTTTCCGCGAAAGCGCAACAGCCAGACCCACCGGGACAAGTAAAAGGAACTGAAAAACCGAAAAACGAAGCCTATCTTTTTGCGCACATGACGCACAACGATTATGGCAGATTATATTATTCTGTAAGTTTAGATGGTTTACATTGGGAAAACCTGAACAACGGAAAACGTGTTTTTGAAGAATACAAAGGGCATCCTGATATCTGCAAAGGACCGGACGGAAAATATTATATCGCAGGAAATACAGGAGACGATGCAAAAGCTATTAATATTTGGGTTTCAGATGATTTAATCACTTGGGAAAAGCATTCTGATTACACACCTGATTTAAAAAGCACACCCGGTTATTCTCAGGCTTTACAGAGAATTGGAGCGCCAAAATTATATTACGACAAAGATTCTCAAAAATTCATTATGACATGGCACACGCCGCATCTTGAAGGAACAAAAGAAGACGGAGAACGTTACTGGGCTAGTCAGCGAACTTTATATGTTTTATCTAAAGATTTAAAAACTTTCGAAGGTCCGCCAAATCGTTTATTTGACTGGGAAATGGGAACAATTGATGTTTTTATTCGAAAAGTCGGCGATTCTTATTATGCCGTAATTAAAGACGAAACCTATCCAACATTATATTGGACAACCGGAAAAACCATCCGAATTGCCAAATCAAAATCCCTTTTAGGACCTTATTCTTTGCCCCAGCAATCTATCAGTCCAAACTTCAGAGAAGCTCCAATGTTGATTCCTTCTCCAGATGACAAAATATGGTACATGTATTACGAACAATATCCAGGAGTTTCCTACGGATTATCAATTGCAGATAACCTAAACGGACCTTGGTTTCAAGCCTCTGGCTACACTTTTTTCTCAGATTGGGATAAATATAGTCTTCCGGAAAAAGTGCGCCACGGCTGCATGATTACAATCTCTAAAAATGAATACGAAAGTTTAGTGAAGAAATTCGGCATTACAAAAAAGTTATAA
- a CDS encoding sugar-binding domain-containing protein, translating into MERKSIVFLALFSILTANAQWKPQGDKIKTKWASQVDPNKTLPEYPRPIMERGQWKNLNGLWNYAIQEFGKTVPSKYDGQILVPFAAESSLSGVMKEVGAKNELWYETNFSIESNWSGKNILLHFGAVDWKTEVFINDIKVGSHTGGYTPFSFDITPFLQKGKNQKLVVKVWDPSNDGPQPRGKQVKNPEGIWYTPVTGIWQTVWIEPVNTKNISELKTTPNIDQNTISIKADVNGAEKGDLVEISVFDGGKEIAKEKAVIGESNDIVLNAPKLWSPESPFLYQTKIRLISKNKVVDEVKSYFAMRKISSKRDENGVMRMQLNNKDYFQFGPLDQGWWPEGLYTAPTDEALKYDIIKTKELGFNMIRKHVKVEPERWYTHCDQLGILVWQDMPSGDEQPIWQDKKYFEGTELQRTPKSQEIYKKEWKEIMDHLYSYPSIVVWVPFNEAWGQFKTVEITEWTKNHDPSRLINSSSGGNHFQTGDILDLHKYPAPELYLYDARRVTVLGEYGGIGLPLEGHLWRANDNWGYVKFKNEAEVTAEYVKYAQILKSLVKTGFSAAVYTQTTDVEGEINGFMTYDRKVDKMDFKAVNKINTEVINALNN; encoded by the coding sequence ATGGAAAGAAAAAGTATCGTTTTTTTAGCCTTGTTTTCAATACTTACAGCAAATGCACAGTGGAAACCTCAGGGAGATAAAATCAAAACAAAATGGGCATCGCAGGTTGATCCAAACAAAACTTTACCAGAATATCCCCGTCCGATTATGGAGCGCGGCCAATGGAAAAACCTAAATGGATTATGGAATTATGCTATTCAGGAATTTGGCAAAACAGTGCCTTCAAAATATGACGGGCAGATTCTGGTTCCGTTTGCGGCTGAATCAAGTTTGTCTGGTGTTATGAAAGAAGTCGGAGCAAAAAATGAACTTTGGTACGAAACCAATTTTTCGATTGAATCAAACTGGAGCGGAAAAAATATCCTTTTGCATTTTGGCGCTGTAGACTGGAAAACAGAAGTTTTTATAAACGATATAAAAGTAGGTTCACATACTGGCGGATATACGCCATTTTCATTTGATATTACGCCATTTCTTCAAAAAGGAAAAAATCAAAAACTGGTTGTAAAAGTTTGGGATCCTTCAAATGATGGACCACAGCCAAGAGGAAAACAAGTCAAAAATCCAGAAGGAATTTGGTATACGCCAGTAACGGGAATTTGGCAAACCGTTTGGATTGAGCCTGTAAACACTAAAAACATTTCAGAATTAAAAACAACTCCAAATATTGATCAAAATACAATCAGCATTAAAGCTGATGTGAATGGAGCTGAAAAAGGAGATTTGGTAGAAATTTCTGTTTTTGATGGTGGAAAAGAAATTGCTAAAGAAAAAGCCGTTATTGGCGAAAGCAATGATATTGTTTTGAATGCTCCGAAATTATGGTCGCCTGAAAGTCCGTTTTTGTATCAGACGAAAATTCGTTTAATCAGCAAAAATAAAGTCGTTGATGAGGTGAAAAGTTATTTTGCAATGCGAAAAATTTCATCTAAAAGAGATGAAAATGGCGTGATGAGAATGCAGTTAAATAACAAAGATTATTTCCAATTCGGACCTTTAGATCAAGGTTGGTGGCCAGAAGGACTGTATACTGCACCTACTGACGAAGCTTTAAAATATGACATCATTAAAACAAAAGAATTAGGTTTTAATATGATTCGTAAACACGTAAAAGTAGAACCGGAACGCTGGTACACACATTGCGATCAGTTAGGAATTCTAGTTTGGCAGGATATGCCAAGCGGTGATGAGCAACCGATTTGGCAAGATAAAAAGTATTTTGAAGGAACAGAATTACAGCGTACTCCAAAATCACAAGAAATCTATAAAAAAGAATGGAAGGAAATTATGGATCATTTGTATTCCTATCCAAGTATCGTGGTTTGGGTTCCTTTTAATGAAGCCTGGGGACAATTCAAAACGGTAGAAATTACTGAATGGACTAAAAATCACGATCCAAGTCGTTTAATCAATTCTTCAAGCGGAGGAAATCATTTTCAAACAGGCGATATTTTAGATTTACACAAATATCCAGCTCCGGAATTGTATCTGTATGATGCCAGAAGAGTGACTGTTTTAGGTGAATACGGCGGAATCGGCCTTCCTCTTGAAGGACATTTGTGGAGAGCCAACGACAACTGGGGTTACGTAAAATTTAAAAATGAAGCCGAAGTTACTGCTGAATATGTAAAGTATGCTCAAATCCTTAAAAGCCTAGTAAAAACAGGATTTTCCGCAGCAGTTTACACGCAGACAACGGATGTTGAAGGCGAAATAAACGGTTTCATGACCTACGACAGAAAAGTAGACAAAATGGATTTCAAAGCTGTAAATAAGATTAATACTGAAGTTATAAATGCTTTGAATAATTAA
- a CDS encoding RagB/SusD family nutrient uptake outer membrane protein, with protein MKKIILVTVALLGLVFTACENELDLNSPNDITVDQYWKTESDAQAGVNSIYAMFYKDGLWARWIYFRLDLTSDEGYSVSPWTELADWTRFNYINYNFWEGNAVTWRDTYKAVFRCNQVLANVPNIPFKNEDDKKKILAQAKFFRALHYYYAAIIWENIPLVLEPSTPQDLPQQRNLTEVWAQIEKDLNEAYTDLPAKWGDDQTGRPDKGAVQAFLAKVYMQQHKWPEAKTALEYLITGPGARYSLASNYRDNFTDTHENNSESVFEIQFGDQRKGGTGEDQNAAVSSNRSQFFAPRGIGWSDGQARFWLVNAFKQEKNKDGNLDTRLRWTLFYPDLLADFGDKTYGKNWEWNNDEAWFRKGSRDYYRNNEDYYSQVNYRLVRYADILLRYAEVLNETGNTAQAYQYVDLVRARVNMNTLAVAHPEIGNDHDKFLERLKTERVLELAGESVRWEDLKRWGDLDSQAAVDKIALRDPDFKNFKVGKNVRMPIPQVDVDNNPNLEQNPQY; from the coding sequence ATGAAAAAAATAATATTAGTAACAGTAGCTCTTCTGGGTCTTGTTTTTACTGCTTGTGAAAACGAATTGGATCTGAATAGCCCAAATGATATAACAGTAGACCAATATTGGAAAACTGAAAGTGATGCACAAGCCGGTGTAAACTCAATTTATGCCATGTTTTATAAAGACGGATTATGGGCAAGATGGATTTATTTCCGTCTGGACTTAACTTCTGATGAAGGTTATAGCGTGAGCCCGTGGACAGAATTGGCAGACTGGACAAGATTCAATTATATTAATTATAATTTCTGGGAAGGAAATGCAGTAACATGGAGAGATACTTACAAAGCTGTTTTTAGATGTAATCAGGTTTTAGCAAACGTTCCAAATATTCCATTTAAAAATGAAGATGATAAAAAGAAAATTTTAGCTCAGGCAAAATTTTTCAGAGCATTACATTACTATTATGCCGCTATTATTTGGGAGAATATTCCGTTAGTTTTAGAGCCTTCAACGCCACAGGATTTACCGCAGCAAAGAAATTTGACTGAAGTTTGGGCTCAAATTGAAAAAGATTTGAACGAGGCTTACACCGATTTACCAGCTAAATGGGGTGATGACCAAACCGGAAGACCGGATAAAGGAGCAGTACAGGCATTTTTGGCAAAAGTTTATATGCAGCAGCACAAATGGCCAGAAGCAAAAACAGCTCTTGAATATTTGATTACAGGACCTGGAGCAAGATATAGTCTGGCTTCAAACTACAGAGACAATTTTACAGATACCCATGAAAATAACAGCGAATCTGTTTTTGAAATTCAGTTTGGAGATCAAAGAAAAGGAGGAACCGGAGAAGATCAAAATGCAGCTGTTTCCAGTAACCGATCTCAGTTTTTTGCACCAAGAGGAATTGGATGGTCAGACGGACAAGCTCGTTTTTGGTTAGTAAATGCTTTCAAACAAGAAAAAAACAAAGACGGTAATCTGGATACCCGTTTAAGGTGGACTTTGTTTTACCCAGATTTATTGGCCGATTTTGGCGATAAAACATACGGTAAAAACTGGGAATGGAACAATGACGAAGCATGGTTTAGAAAAGGAAGCCGCGATTACTACAGAAACAATGAAGATTATTACAGCCAGGTAAACTACAGATTAGTTCGTTATGCTGATATTTTACTGCGTTATGCAGAAGTTTTGAACGAAACAGGAAATACTGCACAAGCGTATCAATATGTTGATTTAGTAAGAGCGCGTGTAAACATGAACACTTTGGCTGTTGCACATCCTGAAATTGGAAACGATCACGATAAATTCTTAGAAAGATTAAAAACAGAAAGAGTTTTAGAATTAGCCGGAGAAAGTGTTCGCTGGGAAGATTTAAAACGCTGGGGAGATTTAGATTCTCAGGCAGCTGTTGATAAAATCGCACTTCGTGATCCTGATTTTAAAAACTTCAAAGTGGGTAAAAATGTTAGAATGCCTATTCCGCAAGTAGACGTTGATAACAATCCAAATCTGGAACAAAATCCTCAATATTAA
- a CDS encoding 1,4-beta-xylanase: MKKVKLCLTVMLAGLVLLSCNNKKSTSEENKNETAAVEKREIWTKDQANKWYAEQPWLVGSNYYPSTAINQLEMWQEDTFDPKRIDQELGWAENLGMNVMRVYLHDLLHQQDPEGLYKRMDQFLEIADKHHIKTLFVLFDSCWDPFPALGKQRAPKPHTHNSGWVQSPGQKVLQDKTQYPRLEKYVKETVSHFKDDKRILGWDVWNEPDNMTGPSYEKVEIKNKVDLVLPLLKDVFAWARSSNPSQPLTSGVWVGDWSDEAKMQPMHKMQLEQSDIVSFHNYNTPQDFEKVIKQLQHYGKPMICTEYMARPNGSTFEGFLPIARKYNVGMINWGFVDGKTQTKYAWDSWTKTYTAEPKLWFHEVLHTDGTPYIKAETDFIKKMTSEANKK; encoded by the coding sequence ATGAAAAAAGTAAAATTGTGTCTGACAGTAATGTTGGCAGGATTAGTATTGCTAAGCTGTAACAACAAAAAAAGTACTTCTGAAGAAAATAAAAATGAAACCGCTGCGGTTGAAAAAAGAGAAATCTGGACAAAAGATCAGGCCAATAAATGGTATGCAGAACAGCCTTGGTTAGTAGGTTCAAATTATTATCCTAGCACAGCTATAAATCAGTTAGAGATGTGGCAGGAAGATACTTTTGATCCAAAAAGAATTGATCAGGAATTGGGCTGGGCAGAAAATTTAGGCATGAATGTAATGCGTGTTTATCTGCATGATTTATTACATCAGCAAGATCCGGAAGGGCTTTACAAACGTATGGATCAATTTTTAGAAATCGCAGACAAACATCATATCAAAACCCTTTTCGTTTTATTTGATTCCTGCTGGGATCCATTTCCTGCCTTAGGAAAACAACGCGCTCCAAAACCGCACACACACAATTCAGGCTGGGTGCAGAGTCCGGGACAAAAAGTACTTCAGGACAAAACACAATATCCTCGTTTAGAGAAATATGTAAAAGAAACCGTATCTCATTTTAAAGATGACAAACGTATTCTAGGCTGGGACGTTTGGAACGAACCTGATAATATGACGGGACCATCTTACGAAAAAGTTGAAATCAAAAATAAAGTCGATTTAGTTTTACCGCTTTTGAAAGATGTTTTTGCATGGGCAAGATCAAGTAATCCTTCGCAGCCGTTAACTTCAGGAGTTTGGGTTGGAGACTGGAGCGACGAAGCAAAAATGCAGCCAATGCACAAAATGCAGCTTGAACAATCGGATATTGTTTCTTTTCACAATTACAACACACCTCAGGATTTTGAAAAAGTAATCAAACAATTACAGCATTACGGAAAACCAATGATTTGTACAGAATATATGGCAAGACCAAACGGAAGTACATTCGAAGGCTTTTTACCAATTGCCAGAAAATACAATGTTGGTATGATCAACTGGGGATTTGTGGATGGAAAAACTCAAACCAAATACGCTTGGGACAGCTGGACAAAAACATACACAGCAGAACCAAAATTATGGTTTCACGAAGTTTTACACACAGATGGAACGCCATACATAAAAGCCGAAACAGATTTTATCAAAAAAATGACTTCTGAGGCGAATAAGAAATAG
- a CDS encoding TonB-dependent receptor, translating into MKTKFTQILKQRYYLLFFFSLLVQQTHAQQQITITGKVVSATGESIPFANVVIKDTKNGAVTDFDGTYKITAASSQTLVFSSQGYKTAEIAINNRTSINVTLQEDAMKLDEIVVVGYGSQQKKDLTGAVSLVKAEEVQKRQITTVADGLQGLVTGVKVRGGGRPGQEANVEIRGLKNLQNTNPLYVIDGLVTSANRDFNPNDIESIQVLKDASAAAIYGSRAANGVIIITTKKGKKGPLQVEVSAKSSFQVMPRYDLMGTEEFAKYNNMAYDNAGFTRQNLNMAVDTDWQDAVFKTGMMQDYNASFSGGNENSTFFMSGNYFGNEGTVVGTDFDRISFRVNSSGTKGIFSIGENLAISNSKTDEMSGNPIIDVYRMTPTIPLYDASNPGGYGYGKQGVADTFGTNPLAIADFANTTNENFRIRGNIWSELKFAPWLKYRFNFGYETSFDSYKFMRKRGNWTLNQPEDPSQTDQNKGRSQTMLFENTLTFKKDFGKHGITFLVGQTFQKDKYDQIYGTKRNLPINSGSGQYYEVLNQGDSPVVGGFINEAALASYLGRLEYNYDNRYLINAVLRRDGSSRFSDANKWGNFPSVSAGWRVSNESFFKSEFIKDLKLRASYGELGSGNIGEYESKSFVNNFGQIVLGNGQTTYPSAAQVKLSNSDLRWEKLKQTNIGLDLGVLNNDLRLTADYFIARTEDVLFGFPILLTTGNDGGNPISNAATVENKGFELELAYSKKINDFSFNASVNFTKVNNKLVSLGNGQNENISGNTITRAGNPVGMWYVLQTDGLFQNQQEIDNYKNANGQVIMPNAVPGDIRFKDVNGDGQITSTDKAIVGSPWPEFEMGFNAGAEYKGFDFSMNWIASHGATVYDGFRSVVDRFDDNSNYRAGIQPWTPENPNTDFPRVTKGSTLNSRGDSDRFLESGDFIRLKYIGFGYNLPGTILKNSGISRARLTLSAQNIITITKYQGLDPEFTNSNIFERGVDNGAFPNLKTYSFGVEFSF; encoded by the coding sequence ATGAAAACAAAGTTCACTCAAATTTTAAAGCAGAGATATTACCTCTTGTTTTTCTTTAGTTTATTAGTACAACAAACACACGCACAACAGCAAATAACCATAACGGGAAAAGTGGTTTCTGCAACAGGAGAATCAATTCCGTTTGCCAATGTCGTGATTAAAGACACAAAAAATGGTGCCGTTACCGATTTTGACGGAACCTATAAAATTACAGCAGCTTCGAGCCAGACACTGGTTTTTAGTTCACAAGGTTACAAAACAGCAGAAATTGCTATTAATAACAGAACTTCTATAAATGTTACTTTACAGGAAGATGCCATGAAACTAGACGAAATTGTGGTAGTAGGTTATGGTTCTCAACAGAAAAAAGACCTTACCGGAGCTGTTTCTTTAGTAAAAGCAGAAGAAGTTCAGAAAAGACAAATTACAACAGTTGCAGACGGACTTCAGGGTTTAGTTACCGGAGTTAAAGTTCGCGGCGGCGGGCGTCCGGGACAGGAAGCCAATGTTGAAATTCGCGGTTTAAAAAACCTTCAAAACACAAATCCATTATACGTAATTGATGGTTTAGTAACATCTGCAAACAGAGATTTTAACCCAAATGATATCGAATCGATTCAGGTTTTAAAAGATGCATCGGCAGCAGCAATTTATGGCTCGCGTGCTGCAAATGGTGTAATCATCATTACGACTAAAAAAGGTAAAAAAGGCCCGCTTCAGGTTGAAGTTTCGGCTAAAAGCAGTTTTCAGGTTATGCCTCGTTATGATTTAATGGGAACAGAAGAGTTTGCCAAGTACAACAATATGGCGTATGACAATGCCGGTTTTACAAGACAAAACCTAAACATGGCTGTTGACACTGACTGGCAGGATGCTGTTTTTAAAACCGGAATGATGCAGGATTATAATGCAAGTTTTTCTGGAGGAAATGAAAATTCAACATTCTTTATGTCTGGAAATTATTTTGGAAATGAAGGAACAGTTGTCGGAACTGATTTTGACAGAATTTCATTTCGTGTAAATTCAAGCGGAACAAAAGGAATTTTCAGTATTGGAGAAAATTTAGCGATCAGTAATTCTAAAACAGATGAAATGTCTGGAAACCCAATTATTGACGTATACAGAATGACACCAACAATTCCGCTTTACGATGCTTCAAATCCGGGAGGATACGGTTATGGAAAACAAGGAGTTGCAGATACTTTTGGTACAAACCCTTTAGCAATTGCTGATTTTGCCAATACAACAAACGAAAATTTCAGAATTAGAGGTAATATCTGGTCTGAATTAAAATTTGCGCCATGGTTAAAATACCGTTTCAACTTTGGATATGAAACCAGTTTTGATTCTTATAAATTCATGAGAAAAAGAGGAAACTGGACATTAAATCAGCCGGAAGATCCATCTCAAACGGATCAAAATAAAGGAAGATCACAAACCATGTTATTTGAGAATACACTGACTTTCAAAAAAGATTTTGGAAAACACGGGATAACATTTTTAGTAGGTCAGACTTTCCAAAAAGACAAATACGATCAAATTTACGGTACAAAAAGAAACCTTCCGATTAATTCAGGATCTGGACAATATTATGAGGTTTTAAACCAGGGTGATTCTCCGGTTGTTGGAGGTTTTATTAACGAAGCGGCTCTGGCTTCTTATCTAGGAAGATTAGAGTATAACTATGATAATCGTTATTTGATTAATGCCGTTCTAAGACGTGATGGATCATCAAGATTCAGCGACGCAAACAAATGGGGTAATTTCCCTTCTGTTTCTGCAGGATGGAGAGTAAGCAACGAATCTTTCTTTAAATCAGAATTCATTAAAGATTTAAAATTAAGAGCGAGTTATGGTGAATTAGGATCTGGTAACATCGGAGAATACGAGTCAAAAAGTTTCGTTAACAATTTTGGACAAATTGTATTAGGAAATGGTCAGACTACATACCCTTCTGCAGCTCAGGTAAAATTGTCTAATTCTGATTTGAGATGGGAAAAGTTAAAACAAACCAACATTGGATTAGACCTTGGCGTTTTAAACAATGATTTACGTCTTACTGCAGATTATTTTATTGCTCGTACCGAAGATGTATTGTTTGGTTTTCCAATTTTATTGACAACAGGAAATGATGGAGGAAATCCAATTTCGAATGCAGCTACTGTAGAAAATAAAGGTTTCGAATTGGAATTAGCATACAGCAAAAAAATCAATGATTTTTCTTTTAATGCTTCTGTAAACTTCACAAAAGTAAACAACAAACTAGTTTCATTAGGAAACGGACAAAATGAAAATATTTCGGGTAACACAATCACTCGTGCAGGAAACCCTGTAGGTATGTGGTATGTATTACAAACGGATGGATTGTTCCAAAATCAACAGGAAATTGATAACTACAAAAATGCAAACGGGCAGGTAATTATGCCAAATGCGGTTCCGGGTGATATTCGTTTTAAAGATGTTAATGGAGACGGACAAATAACAAGTACAGATAAAGCTATTGTGGGAAGCCCGTGGCCAGAATTTGAAATGGGTTTCAATGCAGGAGCAGAGTACAAAGGTTTTGATTTTTCTATGAACTGGATTGCTTCTCACGGAGCTACTGTTTATGATGGATTTAGAAGTGTTGTAGATCGTTTTGATGACAATAGTAATTACAGAGCAGGTATTCAGCCTTGGACACCTGAGAATCCAAATACAGATTTTCCTAGAGTAACAAAAGGTTCGACTTTAAATTCAAGGGGAGACAGCGACCGTTTCTTAGAAAGCGGAGATTTTATCAGATTAAAATACATTGGCTTTGGTTATAATTTACCAGGTACGATCTTAAAAAATTCTGGTATAAGCAGAGCAAGATTAACATTGTCAGCACAAAACATCATTACGATTACTAAGTATCAAGGCTTAGATCCTGAATTTACAAACAGTAATATTTTTGAAAGAGGTGTAGATAATGGTGCTTTCCCAAATCTGAAAACATATTCTTTTGGTGTTGAATTTAGCTTTTAA
- a CDS encoding aldose epimerase family protein — translation MKNIQIAAVVLLALFQFNCKDNKKENAASKETAEVTSDSVKTVLETKNFDTIIDGKKVGLYWIENKGIKAAFTNYGGRLIGLWVNDKNGKPTDVVVGMNSAKGFKTSTEPYFGATIGRVGNRIGKGKFTLEGKQYQVPLNNGKNALHGGIKGFQDVVWNAEKTNENTLVFTYVSPDGEQGFPGNLSVKVTYTITDDNSVKMEYEATTDKTTIVNLTNHAFFNLNGEGSGTILNHELQIYANEFTPVDEGLIPSGKLKSVKNTVFDFTSTHKIGERIEAKDEQLKFGKGYDHNYVLNGTKKNGLNHAATISGDKSGITLDIFTEEPGLQFYSGNFMQSKNTFKSGAKDDFRTAFALETQHFPDAPNQPKFAPIVLKPGQKYHTVSYYQFSVK, via the coding sequence ATGAAAAATATTCAAATTGCTGCAGTCGTTTTACTGGCACTTTTTCAGTTCAATTGCAAAGACAATAAAAAAGAAAATGCAGCTTCAAAAGAAACAGCTGAGGTAACTTCAGATTCAGTAAAAACAGTTTTAGAAACTAAAAATTTTGATACGATTATTGATGGTAAAAAAGTCGGTTTATATTGGATAGAAAACAAAGGAATTAAAGCTGCATTTACCAATTACGGAGGAAGATTAATTGGACTTTGGGTTAATGATAAAAACGGAAAACCAACCGATGTTGTTGTGGGAATGAACAGCGCAAAAGGTTTTAAAACTTCTACAGAACCTTATTTTGGAGCAACGATCGGAAGAGTTGGAAACAGAATTGGAAAAGGAAAATTTACTTTAGAAGGAAAACAATATCAAGTTCCGTTAAATAATGGAAAAAATGCTTTGCACGGCGGTATAAAAGGTTTTCAGGATGTAGTTTGGAATGCCGAAAAAACAAACGAAAACACTTTAGTTTTTACCTATGTTTCGCCAGATGGAGAACAGGGTTTTCCAGGGAATTTATCTGTAAAAGTAACGTACACAATTACGGATGATAATTCTGTAAAAATGGAATATGAAGCAACTACAGATAAAACAACAATTGTCAATTTAACCAATCATGCCTTTTTTAATTTAAATGGAGAAGGAAGCGGCACAATCTTAAATCACGAATTACAGATTTATGCGAATGAATTTACTCCTGTTGACGAAGGTTTGATTCCGAGTGGTAAATTAAAATCGGTTAAAAATACCGTTTTTGATTTTACTTCAACGCACAAAATTGGTGAAAGAATCGAAGCAAAAGACGAGCAATTGAAATTCGGAAAAGGATACGATCATAATTATGTTTTAAACGGAACCAAGAAAAACGGATTAAATCATGCTGCAACAATTTCAGGAGATAAATCCGGAATTACTTTAGATATTTTTACAGAAGAACCAGGATTACAGTTTTACAGCGGAAATTTCATGCAGTCAAAAAATACATTCAAATCTGGTGCAAAAGATGATTTCAGAACAGCGTTTGCTCTTGAAACACAACATTTTCCAGACGCGCCAAATCAGCCAAAATTCGCTCCGATTGTTTTAAAACCGGGACAAAAATATCATACGGTTTCTTATTATCAGTTTTCTGTGAAATGA